A window of Phragmites australis chromosome 15, lpPhrAust1.1, whole genome shotgun sequence genomic DNA:
CCGTTGTTCAGGCGCCACACCGCGCCCCAGTTGTGCGCCATGGGCGTCCAGGTGCCGCTGCCGGCCTCCATGAGCTCGACGGCGCTGAGGTCACCGTCGTCGTCCACGAACTCGATCAGCACGTTGAAGAAGAACGGGTTCGCGCCCTGGTCCACCTTGAACGCGATGTTCACGCCGCTGTACTTGCATGGCACCCTGCCATGGATTGATGGAAACATGCAATGCAGTTTCGTCCGATTAATGGATTTGTGCAACGCGCGTACGTAATTCTCCCCTACTACGTAGTACTTCAGTCTATATCgcattatatatatgcatacctCCTGTACTGGATCCTGAGGACACCGCCGGCACGGAGTTTGTCGGCCATGCCGCGCTTCGCCATGGCGCCCATGGAGGTGCCGCTCATGTCGAAGTGGGCGACCTCGCCGGGGAAGAGCCCGCCTGGGGATTGGTCGGTGATGACGACGGTCACCGGCTGGCCGGAGCAGGCCTGGTTGCTCGTGCATTTGACCTGCATGTGTACGCGCGCCAAGCCGCCACGTTATCGACGCCATTTAGTCAGGACCAACCGTACTAGCACTTCTGTGCCATTTATGGAACTACCATGCAAGCTGTGAGCCAGGGCGCTCTATATGCTAACCTCATAGCAGGCGCCGCAGCCCTCGCCTCCCTTGTACAGCACCGAGCTCCCGGCGGCGATCATCGACGAGAACGGCCGCTTCCCGACGGCGGTCTGGTAGCCGCACGCGCCACCTGCATACATGTTTTACCCATTAGTTGTCCCATGTCAACTCCTGCAACGCACGCGGT
This region includes:
- the LOC133893096 gene encoding expansin-B11-like; this translates as MQLTKEINQATSKQQQPAMAKPYTLLLGALVVLSLLVSPIACSRELTKHKPKPRPTPIHNKPAAPKPKPTSQKQPVPKPYSDHTASPPAPSAAYGSGGWLSGAGATYYGAPNGDGGEGGACGYQTAVGKRPFSSMIAAGSSVLYKGGEGCGACYEVKCTSNQACSGQPVTVVITDQSPGGLFPGEVAHFDMSGTSMGAMAKRGMADKLRAGGVLRIQYRRVPCKYSGVNIAFKVDQGANPFFFNVLIEFVDDDGDLSAVELMEAGSGTWTPMAHNWGAVWRLNNGKRLRAPFALRLTSGSGMVLVANNAIPAGWKPGKTYRSLVNYP